A segment of the Agrobacterium tumefaciens genome:
GTCGGTTCTCTAAAGCGTTGAACCGTCACAATCGCCGTTCATGGCGGGGGCATCAGCAAACAAAGGGAACTGCTGGCTGCCCCTATTTCTATTTTCGAAGAGCTTCCCCCTTCCTATCGCTTATTCGCTGTCTGTCGGCAGGGGTGCGTTCTCTTTGCGCTAAGACCTTGCGTGAGCTCTTAGGATGGGCCAAGTTCGCTCTTCGATGTTCTGGGCTGCGGAACCTGCGTACCGAGGCATTGTCGGCATCGGCGCCGAGGACGGTTGGTGCGGCTTTCACGTAGTAAAAGGAGCACCTAGCATGGCCAGGCGAATGCCACCAACAAGCGTCCCGCCTAGCCACGCCGCTTTCAGGCACTTACCATCGGCTGTATTATTTACCATCGCTATCTTTCGGTAACGCATAGGCCACGATCGCATCACCAAGCTTGGATTCCATGAACAGGCTGCCGCCTGCCGCGATCACCACGAATTGTCGCTTGCTGCGATCGGACCAATAGGTCATCGGCGTGGCCTGGCCGCCCGCGGGAAGACTGGACTTCCACAGTTCCTTGCCGGTGCTGGCATCAATGGCGCGCAGCACGCTTTCCTGCGTCGCCGCAACGAAAATCAGGTTACCGCGCGTCACCAGCGATCCGCCGGCGATGGGGGTGCCCATCGTGATCGGAAGGTGCGATGGAATGCCGAACGGGCCGCTACCGCTGGCGGTACCCAGTGGCTTGGTCCAGATAACCTTGTGGGTGGTCAGATCAACCGCCGTGATCAGCCCATACGGCGGCGCGTTGCATGGAGCGCCGAGCGGAGAAAGGAAGGCCTTGATATCGGCGGCGAACGGAGTCCCGGCCTGCGCTCCGGCACCGCCAACGTCGCCACCCGCGCCATGGCCAGCGGGCACCAGCCCCAACTTGTCGGCTTCTTCGCGCGGGATCAGCCGGTCGTAGTTGGGAACCTTGCTGGACGTCACGATCATCAGGTTACGCTGGGGATCCACGGAGACGCTGCCCCAGTCGCTTCCCCCCACGAAGCCCGGGTAGGCGACGGTTGGCCTCACGCCGGGAGGCGTCAGCGGGCCGTCATAGCGGGCCTCCTTGAACTTAATCCTGCACCAGAGTTGATCGAGCGGCGTCGTACCCCACATGTCACGTTCGCGCAGATCCGCTCCGCGGAACGAAGGCATCGCGACCGAGAACGGTTGCGTCGGGCTCAGGCGATCGCCAGGCGCCGGGTTGCCGGGTGCCGGGACTTCTTCCACCGCGGACAGCGGCTGGCCGTTGGTGCGATCCAGCAAGAACATCTCCCCGCGCTTGGTCGGCTGGACCAGCGCATGTACCGGAGCGCTGCCATCCTTGCCGGGCAAGTCGATCAGCGTCGGCTGCGAAGCGATGTCATAGTCCCACAGATCGTGATGCGTGGTCTGGAACGACCAGCGAAGTGCACCGGTGTCGGCATCGATTGCCAGCACCGAGCTGGAATACTTGTCGTCGAACGGTCGCCGCTGGGCACCGTAATAGTCCGGCGTGGCGTTGCCCGTGGGTACATAGACCATGCCCAGTTCTTCGTCGGCACTCATCGGCGCCCAGCTGTTCGGGGTCGAATGCGTATAGCTCTCGCCGGGCTTGGGCTCGGCATGGTCGTCGGGGCGGCCCATGTCGAACGCCCAGGCGAACTTGCCGGTGACTGCATCGTAGCCACGGATCACGCCGGACGGTTCGCCCCAGTACTGGTTGTCGGCCACCCAGCCGCCAAAGATGACTTTTCCACGCACGATCGCCGGAGCGGAGCTGACGTAGTAGTAGCTCTTCTCGATCTTGCCCTCGGCATTGGGCAGGTCGATATCGACCTGGCCATTGTTTCCGAAATCGGGGCAGGGCTGTCCACTGACGGCATCCAGCGCGATCAGGCGGGCGTCGATGGTCGCGGTGAGGATCCGGCTGGAACACACGCCGGTGGCCTGCGGCACCTGGTAGTAGGCCACGCCTCGGCATGCGCCATGCGAGGAGACCTTGTGCAGCGCGCCGGATTTGAAGCGCCAGTTCACGTGTCCGGTTTCGGCGTCGATGGACAACACATCGTTGTAGCCGGTGCACACGTAGACCGAATCGCCGACCTTCAACGGCGTCACTTCAAGCGCACCCAAATCGCCATCCACCGACTTGCCGACATGCACGGTCCAGATGGGTTTCAGGCGCGAGACATTGGCCGGGGTCAGTTGCTCCAGGGCGCTGAAACGCGTGCCGCCGCGGTCATTGCCATAGTGCAGCCAGTTGCCGGCGTTCGCTATATCTGTTGCAGGAGTATCGGGACTGGCTGCTGGAGCTTCCGTCTGAGTACCAGCTTGATACAGCGGATCGACCGGTGTTCCACCAATCCGATGGGCCATGGACCCGACCACGATGGCAGCGACCAGGGCCGTTACGAACACGCCCGCCGATCGCGAGCGCGATGCTGCCGGGCTTAGTGTCGCCACCAGCCCCGGAATCAGAAAGCCGGCGCCCAGCAGGAAGGTCAGCCACAAACGCGGCAACAGGCCCCAGAAATCGAATCCCGCTTCCCAGACCGCCCAGGCCAGAGTCAGTACCAGGATTGACGCATACAGGCGGCGTGCATAGGCATTTCCACGCCATACCAAAATGCAGCACACTAGGCTGGCGATACCCGCCAAGAGGTAGTAAGGAGAGCCGCCCAGCAGCACCAGACGTATGCCGCCGATCACCAGGGGAAGGCCAAACAGACCCAGCAGAACGGCATAGATCGTGCGGCCAGATTTTTTTGTAGTAGAAGCCTGATGAGACACGGAAACTTCCTTATGTTAGTTAGGGAACTCGGATATTCGGATCAGGATGCGTTCAAGCCAGGGGCCAGCGGTACATCGCCATCAGTTGGCCAGATCGCCACCAGCGACCGGATTCGCGCTGTTCAACACGAACGCGCCGAGATCGGAAGCAGCGAACAAGACCACACGGGCGATATCGTCGGAAACGCCACGTAGGCCTTGGCCGGGAGGTGGCAGGCGCTGGGGTAGAGCAATGACGAACATAATGGCGGCCTCTATTGCCTTGGTTGAACTGGCCCAATGATGTGTCGGCGGATCCTTGACACCGTAATCGAGCGTCCAGGATCCGCAGTTTTAGCCCTTTGCAGCGACGAAGCTGGCGATCAGATTGCCGTAGAATGGCAGGTGTTCACCCATGATCTGACCAAGCTGCTGGCCCGTCGGCTTGCGCCAATCGGCCTGGAGTTCGGCACCGACGGCGACCCAGGTGATTGGCTTGATGCCGGCCTGTACCATGCGTGCCACGGCGACCTCCTGGACGAGCTTATTCCAGGTGCCGGAGGCGTCGATCACCGCATAAACGTCATAGCCAGCATTGATCGCCGACAGCGCGACAAAGGCGACGCAGACTTCGGTGGAGACGCCCGCCACGATCAGCTTCTTGCGGCCGGTTTTCTCGACCGCGGCGACGAATTCGGCGTTATCCCAGGCATTGATCTCGCCGGGTCGATGGATGACCGGCGCGTTTGGAAGGGTCTGGGTGATTACCGGCAAGACAGGGCCGTTAGGCCCGTCGCTGGCGCTGGTCGTGATGACGGCGGGAAGATTGAACGCCTTGGCGAACTTCACCAGGCCGGTCACGGCAGCCAGATATTCGGGGACGCTCTGATCCTGTACGCCGTTCGACAGGCCGGTCTGATGATCGACGAAAAGGACGGCGGCATTGTCGGGTGTAAGACGGTCGTAGCTCATAACAATTTCTCCTTGGGTGATCCGGCCACTGGCCGGGTTTAGTTCGCCGGACGTTTTGCCGGCAGTGGTGGTGTCACGTTTTCGGGTCGGCAGGCCATCAGATCCACGCAGCGATGCAGGTCACGGCCAGAACAGCGCCGGGAATGAGGGCGTGGCTGTACTCTTTGTGGTAGAGAACGACGGCGGCGGCACTCACCATCGTGACTGCGGCAAGAACGAGTCCGCCGGTTCGCCAGCCCGGCACCACAAGCATGACCGCCACCGCCAGTTCCAGTGCGCCCACAAGAAAATGGAACCACCCTGGAAAACCCCAACGCTGAAACTCGGCCCGGATCGGGGCTGGCGCAACGATGTTGACGCCACCACCGATGAGGAAGAAAGCGCCTAGAAGCCAGGTCAGGATGGTTGCCGTCATATAGTAGATCTCCGCGTGGAATGGTGCCACCGGCAGGCTCAGGCGCTCGCGGCGTCGTTCAGGGTGGGATAGTCGATGTAGCCCTTGGCGCCCGGCGAATAGAAGGTGTCCTTGTCCGGCGCATTGAGCGCGGAACCCAGACGGAAGCGCTCGGGCAGATCGGGGTTGGCGAGGAAGGCAGCACCGAACACTGCGGCATCGGCCGCGCCCTCGCTGATGAGGGTTTCAGCCTTGGCTTGGTCGAGACCGCTGCCGATCAGGTAGGCACCCTTGAAGCGCGGGTGCAGCAGCGCGTGGTAATCGACGCTGGGTGCGCCGAACAGGGAGACCTGCAAATAGGCCAGGTCGAGGCCGCGCACCTGATCGACGAGGTAGGTGTAGGTTTCCTGCGGCGTGGCGTCGGTGATGCTGTTGAAGTTCATCTCGGGCGAGATCTTCAGTCCGACGCGATCGCCGCCCGCTTCCGCCACCATCGCCGCCAGTACCTCCAACACGAAGCGGGCACGGTTGGCGATGGAGCCGCCGTACTCGTCCGTGCGCTGATTGCTGCCCGAGGACAGGAACTGCTCGGGCAGATAGCCCGACGCGCCGTGCAACTCGACGCCATCAAAGCCGGCTTCCAGCGCCCGGCGTGTGGCGGTGCGATAGTCGGCGACAACGTCGGCGATCTCGGCCACGCTCAATGCGTGCGGCACGACGTAATCCTGCGGCCCGCTGGCAGTCCAGGACTGACCGGCCGGCTTGATCGCTGACGGAGCCACGGGGAGCGCGCCGCCCGGCTGCATCGACGGGTGCGAGACGCGCCCGGCGTGCATCAACTGCATGAAGATGCGGCCGCCTTTGGCATGCACGGCATCGGTGACGTGCTTCCAGGCCGCGACCTGCGCATCGTTGATGATGCCCGGTGTACGCACGTAACCTTTGCCCGTCGCCGAGGGATAGGCGCCCTCGCTGATGATGAGGCCGGCGCCGGCACGCTGCGCATAGTAGGTGGCGACCAGTTCGGTCGGCACGCCGGTCGCATCGTCGGCGCGCGAGCGGGTCATGGGGGCCATAACCAGGCGGTTGGGAAGCGTGAGACGACCGATGCGGACGGCGGTGAAAAGCTGGCTCATGATAATGTCCTCATATTCGCGATGGATGGTTGTAGGAATAAAGTGATAAGCGTGCCTTCGAAGCAGGCGCCCCGGCGTTATCGGGTTTGCACGGATTCCGCACCGAGCTCACGGGAGTCGCTCTGTTCATTGGCGCACGATGTCGAGCGGCATCAAACGACCCATTTCGCCGTTCGTGTAACGCTTGAAGGCCTCGGCTAACTGTGCCTGGTCGTTCATGATGAAAGGCCCGTGCACGGCCACGGGCTCCCCCGGATCGGTCCCGGAGAGCACCAGAAACTGTGCCGGTTCAAGGGCAGTCACCTGCAACTGTCCAGCTTTCACCATATGTGCTGCGACCGCCTGGAATGGGGCCAGCCGTCGGATTTCGTCGTCGGCTGCAATCTCGACGGATCCTGACAACAGGTAGACCAGCACGTTGCGACGCGGCGGGACGGCGTATATCCACGTGCCAGTGGCCTTGACGTCGAACAGGTCGAACGCCTCTGCCGGATCCAGCGAACTCCGGGCGCCGGAAAAGCGACCGGAAAGCACGCGCGTGCGGTTCTTCCCGGTATCCATCACAACGGGAACATCTGCGGCGGCCGCATGCATCATCCGGGGGGCCAACGCCTTGGCTAATCTCGCCTGGTTCACGAATATCTGGACTCCGTGTACTTCGCGACCGATCTGCGCGGGAAACTCGTCATGGACGACCCCGGTGCCCGCCTGCGTCCAGACGATGGCGCCCGGCTCGATGACCAGATCGTTCTGCAGGGAATCGCGGTTGCGCAATCCCCCAATCGAGTTCTCGAAAATATAGGAAATCGCCGAGAAGCCCGCGTGCGGATGCGGGGCAAAAGTCGGCCCCCTCATCCGGTAATGGTCGAAGCCCATCACCGGCAATGCGAATGCTCCCAAGCCCTGCAGATCCAGGCGGCGCGCGGCGAAGTGAGCACCGTGCGCCGCCTGGGCGGCATTCACTACCTTGGAAAAACGCACAGTCATCTCCGTTCTCCGGCTTGGCCATCACACTAAATGAATATATCCCCGCAACAGTTACGCGATAAGATGGAAATTCACGAAAGACTGGTGCATATACGCACCAATGGAGCCTATGGATAACCTCAACGATCTGGCCTATTTTGTAGCCGTGGTTGACCACGGTGGCTTCTCGGCTGCGGCCCGTGCCACCGGCCTGGAGAAGACTCGCCTCAGTCGACGCATCGCGGCGCTGGAGTCTCGGTTGGGCGTTCGCTTGCTACAGCGCAGCACCCGCCGCATCGCGTTAACCGAAGCGGGAGAGCGTTTCTTCGTCCAGGCGCGGACATTGGTCGAAGGCGCGCAGAGTGTCTACGACAGCGTGGCCGATCTTCGGCGCGAGCCGTCAGGCACGATCCGGCTGACCTGCCCACAAGTAATGGCACAGAACTACCTCGCCCCGATACTGCCGGGATATTTGGTGACCCATCCGAAGGTCAAGCTTGAACTGGACGCCAGTGACCGGCACATCGACCTGTTGAAGGAGCGCTTCGACCTGGCGCTTCGCGCGCACGTGAAGGTCGAGGACACCTCCGGGCTGGTTGCGCGCGAACTCGGGCAGGCTCGCCGCGTACTGGTTGCAAGTCCGGCCTTGCTCGATGCCATTGGTCGTCCAGAAGCCCCGGAAGACCTGTCGGTGCGGGACACTATCAGTCGTCTCAGCGACGTCCACGATGGACAAGCCCGCTGGGCCTTGAACGATCCTCAAGGCCGAGCAGCCATCGTCCCCCATGTGGCACGTCTGTCATCGGACGATCTGAGGATGCAACTCGAGGCCGCCATCCATGGGGTGGGCATCGCACTGCTTCCGGAACCGATCGTCTCCGGCTCCGTTCGAAGGGGCCTTCTCGAAGTGGTTCTGCCGCAGTGGGCCGCCACTGCACATGTGATTCATCTGCTCTACCCACCGCCGCGCGGCATGCTGCCATCCGTGCGCAGCCTCATCGATTATCTGACCCTGCATCTGCCCGCGAGCATACAGCAACGAAGCGTTGATGCATTCGACGCCTCGCGCTGATCCCCATGAGGTAGTTCAACACCCGTCTATGCCATCACCGAGATATGGCTGTTTTCAGCAAAAATACAGCGCTTCACATTGTGTACGAATCTGGACGCACTGACGCAGAAGGCTGACGAAGTCGAAACGTCGAGTTCACCTGACGAAACACTCGTGCTCCGGTTTCGAGAATGGGTGGCGATCGCCCAATGCTACAGGGACGTTGCCGCAATGATGGCGGCCGCCCACACCAACGCGAACTCCTCGCTTGATACGCCGCGGCGCACTCGGCAGGCGCGCGACTGCTGCGTGCCCAAGACGAAGGAACGGCGCGCGCCGACATGACCGGGGTCGACCTGTTCGCGACGCTCGGCTGGGAGGTTCACTAACCGCCGTTCGCGTCGAGGGCGGATCATCTCGTTCACCTCAATTACGAGCGTCATTCCGACAAGTCGGCTGGCAACGATACCAGGAAGGCGCATAACAGGGCGCAACATATTTTTGTCTGCATCGCATGAATTGCGTCCGCAGCCGGCCCCATGTCAGCGAGCTGTTGGTCCAGCCGCTGTTCGATCACTGGCTTTTACGGCACAAGCGAGAAGCCCATCCCGTCATCGAGCATGTCGTAGCGCCCACTGGCGAGCATGACGCTGCGCCGTTAGATTCCGACCACACGCTTCCCGTCGGCTACGGGCTCTCCGTTCAGCAGCTAGGTCGCGGCCAAAATCAGGCGAGCTTTGACGATATTGGGCGCAGCTTGGATGTTGGAGTTCATGGAAATCATCCATGGATGAGAAAGAACACAGTTATGCCCACCAAGAACATTGGAATGACTGCAAGGTGGAAGAAACGAGAAGGCCAGCGACCCGATGGGCGCCAGCATAGGAATTTGAATCAGACTGCGAAAAGTTGGCCTGACATCGCCACTTCCGCCGAATCGCCGTCCGTGTAGAGTGCGTCCAGGCCGGACTCCGGCACATCTCCGGATGTGCTCTGCGAGGCGAGGATCCTCTTCGCCATCAGCGACAGGCACGCCATCTGCGACGTGGATAAGCAGCCGAGATATATTGAAACCGATGCGCGATACGCTTTTACAGCAGGCGCATGAAGTCCTGTACCAGCCCGAAGGTTAGGTACGCCATCAGCAGCGCGATTCCAGCGTCGAGCATGCGCCAGGCTTGTGGCGACTGGAAAAGACCGGTCAGCTTCTTGCTGCCTGCCGCCAACAGTACGAACCAGATGAATGATGCGACCATCGTGCCTGCCGAGAACGCCGATTGCTGATCGACAGGTTTAGCCGCACCCATCGAGCCGATAAGCACCACTGTGTCCAGCCATGCATAGGGGTTTGCAAAGCTGAGGATGAACGCTGTGCGCAGCAGGTGACGCTGCGTGCCGGTGTCGGTATCCGCGAGGCGTGGCATGGACTGATTGCGGATACAGGCGACCAATCGCTGCCCGCCGAACCAGACCAGGTAGAGCGCACCGGACAACAGTAGCACCGCTACGATACGGGGATGGCTCTCGAGTAGTGTGCCGACACCCGACACGCCGATAGCAATGAGAATGGCGTCGGCAATCACACAGATGGCAACGACGCCCCAAATAGCGCCCCCGCTGACACCCTGGCGGATGACCAGGGTGTCCTTGGGGCCGGGAGCGGAAAACAGTGCAACGCCCAGCAGCAGTCCTTCGAGAAACAGCGAATGTACGAATGAACTCATCTAGCCCTCGCGTCAGGCGGTTTTCGCTGCAACAGCAATTGGAAGATTGCCGAAGCCAGTGTGATGAGCATTCATCGCTGCGGAGAGGTCGACCGGCTTCCTGCGGCGAAAGCCGATAAGCGCATCTGCGCTGCTGGGATTGGCGAAATACACGAGCGAGCTTCGCTGAACGGGTTGGCTCGGCGTCAGGACGGCATGGTAGGTTGCTGGAATAGCGCAGTCGGATAGCTGCGTCAGCAATGAACCCGAGAGGACTGCCAGTTCGTTTTCCAGCAGGCGAACCGGCTCCAGGGCGCTGCCTCGCAAGATGACCAGGCCATCGCGGTTGGGCCGGATGAATGTGAGCAAATGACCGTCCTCGTGCGGGTCTTGTGCAAATTTCCGT
Coding sequences within it:
- a CDS encoding pirin family protein; this encodes MTVRFSKVVNAAQAAHGAHFAARRLDLQGLGAFALPVMGFDHYRMRGPTFAPHPHAGFSAISYIFENSIGGLRNRDSLQNDLVIEPGAIVWTQAGTGVVHDEFPAQIGREVHGVQIFVNQARLAKALAPRMMHAAAADVPVVMDTGKNRTRVLSGRFSGARSSLDPAEAFDLFDVKATGTWIYAVPPRRNVLVYLLSGSVEIAADDEIRRLAPFQAVAAHMVKAGQLQVTALEPAQFLVLSGTDPGEPVAVHGPFIMNDQAQLAEAFKRYTNGEMGRLMPLDIVRQ
- a CDS encoding LysR family transcriptional regulator; this encodes MDNLNDLAYFVAVVDHGGFSAAARATGLEKTRLSRRIAALESRLGVRLLQRSTRRIALTEAGERFFVQARTLVEGAQSVYDSVADLRREPSGTIRLTCPQVMAQNYLAPILPGYLVTHPKVKLELDASDRHIDLLKERFDLALRAHVKVEDTSGLVARELGQARRVLVASPALLDAIGRPEAPEDLSVRDTISRLSDVHDGQARWALNDPQGRAAIVPHVARLSSDDLRMQLEAAIHGVGIALLPEPIVSGSVRRGLLEVVLPQWAATAHVIHLLYPPPRGMLPSVRSLIDYLTLHLPASIQQRSVDAFDASR
- a CDS encoding LysE family transporter, producing MSSFVHSLFLEGLLLGVALFSAPGPKDTLVIRQGVSGGAIWGVVAICVIADAILIAIGVSGVGTLLESHPRIVAVLLLSGALYLVWFGGQRLVACIRNQSMPRLADTDTGTQRHLLRTAFILSFANPYAWLDTVVLIGSMGAAKPVDQQSAFSAGTMVASFIWFVLLAAGSKKLTGLFQSPQAWRMLDAGIALLMAYLTFGLVQDFMRLL
- a CDS encoding membrane-bound PQQ-dependent dehydrogenase, glucose/quinate/shikimate family, with the translated sequence MYAVLLGLFGLPLVIGGIRLVLLGGSPYYLLAGIASLVCCILVWRGNAYARRLYASILVLTLAWAVWEAGFDFWGLLPRLWLTFLLGAGFLIPGLVATLSPAASRSRSAGVFVTALVAAIVVGSMAHRIGGTPVDPLYQAGTQTEAPAASPDTPATDIANAGNWLHYGNDRGGTRFSALEQLTPANVSRLKPIWTVHVGKSVDGDLGALEVTPLKVGDSVYVCTGYNDVLSIDAETGHVNWRFKSGALHKVSSHGACRGVAYYQVPQATGVCSSRILTATIDARLIALDAVSGQPCPDFGNNGQVDIDLPNAEGKIEKSYYYVSSAPAIVRGKVIFGGWVADNQYWGEPSGVIRGYDAVTGKFAWAFDMGRPDDHAEPKPGESYTHSTPNSWAPMSADEELGMVYVPTGNATPDYYGAQRRPFDDKYSSSVLAIDADTGALRWSFQTTHHDLWDYDIASQPTLIDLPGKDGSAPVHALVQPTKRGEMFLLDRTNGQPLSAVEEVPAPGNPAPGDRLSPTQPFSVAMPSFRGADLRERDMWGTTPLDQLWCRIKFKEARYDGPLTPPGVRPTVAYPGFVGGSDWGSVSVDPQRNLMIVTSSKVPNYDRLIPREEADKLGLVPAGHGAGGDVGGAGAQAGTPFAADIKAFLSPLGAPCNAPPYGLITAVDLTTHKVIWTKPLGTASGSGPFGIPSHLPITMGTPIAGGSLVTRGNLIFVAATQESVLRAIDASTGKELWKSSLPAGGQATPMTYWSDRSKRQFVVIAAGGSLFMESKLGDAIVAYALPKDSDGK
- a CDS encoding alkene reductase, whose product is MSQLFTAVRIGRLTLPNRLVMAPMTRSRADDATGVPTELVATYYAQRAGAGLIISEGAYPSATGKGYVRTPGIINDAQVAAWKHVTDAVHAKGGRIFMQLMHAGRVSHPSMQPGGALPVAPSAIKPAGQSWTASGPQDYVVPHALSVAEIADVVADYRTATRRALEAGFDGVELHGASGYLPEQFLSSGSNQRTDEYGGSIANRARFVLEVLAAMVAEAGGDRVGLKISPEMNFNSITDATPQETYTYLVDQVRGLDLAYLQVSLFGAPSVDYHALLHPRFKGAYLIGSGLDQAKAETLISEGAADAAVFGAAFLANPDLPERFRLGSALNAPDKDTFYSPGAKGYIDYPTLNDAASA
- a CDS encoding 2OG-Fe(II) oxygenase, whose protein sequence is MRDNYSLLLDGFTGIAQETKETYSFAADTDGFLPFGSEYAHVRDNPDLCERFCYWHAHSGRREDHPFSQSPYLRAAAAYETEISELAQGVIKGICHEFGAPPLASIRDSSYLQLCVYGQNPPPRERKFAQDPHEDGHLLTFIRPNRDGLVILRGSALEPVRLLENELAVLSGSLLTQLSDCAIPATYHAVLTPSQPVQRSSLVYFANPSSADALIGFRRRKPVDLSAAMNAHHTGFGNLPIAVAAKTA
- a CDS encoding isochorismatase family protein; this encodes MSYDRLTPDNAAVLFVDHQTGLSNGVQDQSVPEYLAAVTGLVKFAKAFNLPAVITTSASDGPNGPVLPVITQTLPNAPVIHRPGEINAWDNAEFVAAVEKTGRKKLIVAGVSTEVCVAFVALSAINAGYDVYAVIDASGTWNKLVQEVAVARMVQAGIKPITWVAVGAELQADWRKPTGQQLGQIMGEHLPFYGNLIASFVAAKG
- a CDS encoding DoxX family protein, whose protein sequence is MTATILTWLLGAFFLIGGGVNIVAPAPIRAEFQRWGFPGWFHFLVGALELAVAVMLVVPGWRTGGLVLAAVTMVSAAAVVLYHKEYSHALIPGAVLAVTCIAAWI